In the genome of Cryptomeria japonica chromosome 8, Sugi_1.0, whole genome shotgun sequence, one region contains:
- the LOC131032292 gene encoding ferredoxin--nitrite reductase, chloroplastic — MNACNLRCDNGISYSFGYKQINGMCRLNKKRTVEVCCISSSHGEHRIQGSEDKRGGPIRAVSNPAVKTSEAGVVNSSRLQPRVEEKDGYWVLKEEFRGGINPQEKIKLEREPMKLFIENGIEELANKSFPEIDSKKVDKDDVDVRLKWLGLFHRRKQQYGRFMMRLKLPNGVTTSSQTRFLASVIQKYGKDGCADITTRQNLQIRGVVLKDVPEILKGLEEVGLSSLQSGMDNVRNPVGNPLAGIDPHEIIDTRPYAKVLTDYIINNGKGNPSVTNLPRKWNVCVVGTHDLFEHPHINDLAYIPAIKDGRFGFNLLVGGFFSPKRCSEAVPLDAWVAADDIVSVCKAILEAYRDLGTRGNRQKTRMMWLIDELGIEAFRAEVVKRIPGEILERAAEQDMLDRSWERRSYLGVHPQNQEGLHFVGLHIPVGRLQAEDMLELARLAEEYGTQELRLTVEQNLIIPNVPTDKIQALLQEPMLKTFSPFPPLLMSTLVACTGNQFCGQAIIETKARALKITEELDRTMNVPRAVRMHWTGCPNTCGQVQVADIGFMGCMTKDENKKTCEGADIFLGGRVGADSHLGEMIHKGIPCKNLVPVVQDILIQHFGATRKTDL; from the exons ATGAATGCCTGCAACTTACGTTGTGACAATGGTATCAGTTATTCATTTGGGTATAAACAGATTAATGGTATGTGCAGGCTGAATAAGAAGAGAACAGTTGAGGTTTGCTGCATCAGTAGCAGTCATGGTGAACACAGAATTCAAGGAAGTGAAGATAAAAGAGGAGGCCCCATAAGGGCTGTTTCCAATCCTGCTGTCAAGACTTCGGAAGCGGGGGTTGTGAATTCGTCAAGGCTGCAGCCTAGAGTTGAGGAAAAGGATGGGTATTGGGTTCTCAAGGAGGAGTTCAGAGGTGGAATTAATCCACAGGAGAAG ATCAAACTGGAGAGGGAACCCATGAAGCTATTCATTGAGAATGGGATTGAAGAGCTTGCAAATAAGTCTTTTCCAGAGATTGATAGTAAAAAGGTTGATAAGGATGACGTTGATGTACGCCTCAAATGGCTGGGTCTCTTCCACCGTAGAAAGCAACAAT ATGGAAGATTTATGATGAGGCTAAAGCTGCCAAATGGAGTGACCACTAGTTCCCAAACTAGATTCTTGGCAAGTGTGATTCAGAAATATGGAAAAGATGGATGTGCAGACATCACCACTAGACAGAATTTGCAGATTCGTGGAGTGGTTCTGAAAGATGTTCCAGAGATATTAAAAGGTCTAGAAGAGGTTGGACTATCCAGCTTACAGAGTGGAATGGACAATGTGAGAAACCCTGTGGGAAACCCTTTAGCTGGAATTGACCCTCATGAAATTATTGATACCAGGCCATATGCTAAAGTTTTAACAGATTACATCATCAACAATGGGAAGGGAAACCCTTCAGTTACCAATCT ACCTAGGAAATGGAATGTTTGTGTTGTGGGTACACATGACCTTTTtgagcatccccacatcaatgacCTTGCATATATTCCTGCAataaaagatgggagatttggtTTCAATCTCTTGGTTGGGGGATTCTTTAGTCCAAAGCGCTGTTCAGAGGCAGTTCCACTTGATGCATGGGTCGCTGCAGATGATATTGTTTCAGTATGTAAAGCCATTTTGGAGGCCTATAGAGATTTGGGTACTAGGGGAAACCGCCAGAAGACTCGAATGATGTGGTTGATTGATGAATTG GGAATAGAAGCTTTCCGTGCAGAAGTTGTAAAGAGAATCCCAGGAGAAATTTTAGAAAGAGCAGCAGAACAAGACATGTTGGACAGATCATGGGAGCGAAGGAGCTACCTTGGTGTGCACCCACAGAACCAGGAAGGCCTACACTTTGTTGGTCTCCACATACCTGTGGGCCGGCTTCAGGCAGAGGATATGCTAGAATTGGCTCGCCTCGCAGAAGAATATGGTACACAGGAACTCCGTCTTACAGTGGAGCAAAATCTGATCATCCCAAATGTGCCCACAGATAAGATACAGGCTCTTCTACAAGAACCCATGCTTAAAACATTCTCTCCTTTTCCTCCCCTCCTCATGAGCACGTTGGTGGCCTGCACAGGCAACCAATTCTGTGGCCAAGCCATCATTGAAACCAAAGCAAGAGCTTTGAAAATCACAGAGGAACTGGACAGGACCATGAATGTTCCCAGAGCTGTGAGAATGCATTGGACGGGGTGTCCTAATACATGCGGGCAAGTGCAGGTTGCAGATATTGGTTTTATGGGTTGCATgaccaaggatgaaaacaaaaagACTTGTGAAGGAGCAGATATTTTCCTTGGAGGCAGAGTGGGTGCAGATTCACATTTGGGTGAAATGATACACAAGGGAATACCTTGCAAGAACTTGGTGCCTGTCGTTCAAGACATACTCATCCAACACTTCGGAGCGACTAGGAAAACAGACCTCTGA